The Henckelia pumila isolate YLH828 chromosome 2, ASM3356847v2, whole genome shotgun sequence genome includes a window with the following:
- the LOC140884594 gene encoding flowering-promoting factor 1-like → MSGVWLFKNNGVIQLVENASDHQYDSDGRRGSKKKVLVHLPTGQMVTSYGFLEQILTGLGWERYYDGDPDLFQFHKRSSIDLISLPWDFSRFNSVYMYDIVIKNPNIFHVRDII, encoded by the coding sequence ATGTCTGGTGTTTGGTTATTCAAAAACAACGGAGTAATTCAACTCGTCGAAAATGCGTCGGATCATCAGTATGATTCAGACGGGAGACGCGGCTCGAAAAAGAAGGTGTTGGTTCACTTACCGACAGGCCAAATGGTGACATCATACGGTTTTCTCGAGCAGATCCTGACCGGTTTAGGTTGGGAGAGATACTACGACGGCGACCCCGACCTCTTCCAATTCCACAAGCGTTCTTCTATAGATCTCATATCCTTGCCATGGGACTTCTCCAGATTCAATTCCGTCTACATGTACGATATCGTCATCAAGAACCCTAATATCTTCCATGTTCGTGACATCATCTAA
- the LOC140879559 gene encoding uncharacterized protein, giving the protein MAEEELVTSPVSSPTLTDNHKRKLEDLEAPAPESTTHSPSKAVSDPDSSKNDAEEEENGGADELEAKRPRLEANVNEPDALVSQNGHQEEEKDGELKDEEIEQSEAAIDNSELVSEAHEPVKESLEIVTEERVLNEDAEAENGEEPEQSKVEVEESSKELPEENSVPPDELQSVSETQIISRQMEVPNDKVGVLIGKAGDTIRSLQDNSGAKIQIMKDAEADPQSTTRPLELIGTLENITRAEKLIKAVIAEADAGGSPSLVARGFNTVQAAGGGEQLEIQVPIEKVGIIIGKGGETIRSLQTRSGARIQLIQQNLSEGNQPTERTVRVSGNKKQIEIATDMIKDVMNQTSRPSPHSGGYGQQSSRPRAASQWGSRGSHHGQFSGYDYPQRGPYPSQSSQYPPPAYGNYPPQQGPRSNYGSSWEQRPQSAVRGPSPQGNYNYGQQGHDYGHPPPYSQTPAQSYGHGYNEVKYDHHSAQQQFGHMGPQQTSYAQGGAQSGYGPQDQYGKPAMYSMPPQGTHPQQYGQPRPGQPGTMPHQGAQSYGQNVPPQQSYQYPSSGQMQPNYPSYGSTVSSDGYSHAPPAMTPAASGYPTQGGQPVAGYAQQPAAYPQPGPTGGYGSYPAAQTGYAEQTAATNTGYGYQGQADAAYGVQVGAYAQPSQTQPTYDQSGGYGTAPVAAAYAKSASPQAAATAYPQQYDSSQQYAAQHR; this is encoded by the exons ATGGCGGAGGAGGAATTGGTTACGTCACCCGTGTCTAGCCCCACACTCACCGATAACCACAAGAGAAAGCTCGAAGATTTGGAGGCGCCCGCGCCAGAATCAACTACTCATTCCCCGTCTAAAGCCGTATCGGATCCTGATTCTTCTAAGAACGATGCGGAGGAAGAAGAGAATGGCGGTGCCGATGAGTTGGAGGCAAAGAGGCCGCGTTTGGAGGCTAATGTCAACGAGCCAGATGCCCTTG TTTCCCAGAATGGACACCAAGAGGAGGAGAAGGATGGCGAACTGAAAGATGAGGAAATTGAGCAATCTGAGGCTGCAATTGACAACAGTGAGTTGGTGTCAGAGGCTCATGAACCTGTTAAAGAGTCATTGGAGATTGTTACTGAAGAAAGGGTCCTCAATGAGGATGCTGAGGCTGAAAATGGAGAGGAACCAGAGCAATCAAAGGTTGAAGTCGAAGAATCTTCCAAGGAACTTCCTGAAGAGAACAGTGTTCCTCCTGATGAGCTGCAGTCAGTGTCTGAGACACAAATTATTTCACGCCAAATGGAGGTTCCCAACGATAAG GTCGGAGTTCTGATTGGCAAGGCAGGAGATACCATTCGCTCCCTGCAAGATAATTCTGGTGCCAAAATTCAGATCATGAAGGATGCTGAAGCGGACCCACAGTCTACCACACGACCTTTGGAGCTGATTGGAACCCTGGAAAACATTACCAGGGCTGAGAAGTTGATAAAGGCTGTAATTGCTGaa GCTGATGCTGGAGGTTCTCCGTCCCTTGTTGCTAGGGGATTCAACACTGTGCAGGCTGCTGGAGGTGGAGAACAACTCGAAATACAAGTCCCAATTGAGaag GTTGGTATAATTATTGGAAAGGGTGGGGAAACAATCAGGAGCCTACAGACAAGATCTGGGGCTCGCATTCAG TTGATACAGCAAAATCTTTCTGAAGGAAACCAACCTACGGAGAGGACCGTCCGTGTTTCTGGCAATAAAAAGCAGATTGAGATTGCAACGGATATGATAAAAGATGTAATGAATCAG ACTTCAAGGCCCTCGCCTCACTCTGGTGGGTATGGTCAACAAAGTTCCCGTCCACGTGCTGCTTCACAATGGGGATCTCGTGGTTCTCATCATGGACAGTTCTCGGGGTATGATTATCCGCAAAGAGGACCATATCCATCTCAGAGTTCACAATATCCCCCTCCGGCATATGGTAATTATCCCCCCCAACAGGGTCCTCGAAGCAACTATGGTTCAAGCTGGGAACAAAGGCCCCAATCAGCAGTGCGAGGGCCATCACCCCAG GGCAATTACAACTATGGACAACAAGGTCATGACTATGGTCATCCACCACCTTATTCACAAACACCTGCCCAATCCTATGGCCATGGGTATAATGAAGTTAAATACGATCATCATTCTGCTCAACAGCAATTCGGGCACATGGGTCCACAGCAAACATCTTATGCTCAAGGTGGCGCACAATCAGGGTATGGTCCACAGGACCAATATGGTAAGCCAGCAATGTACAGCATGCCACCCCAAGGAACCCATCCTCAACAATATGGTCAACCCAGGCCTGGTCAACCTGGAACCATGCCTCATCAAGGTGCTCAGTCATATGGTCAAAATGTGCCACCTCAACAGTCGTACCAGTATCCATCAAGTGGACAGATGCAGCCAAACTATCCTTCCTACGGTTCTACAGTCTCTAGTGATGGATACAGTCATGCACCCCCTGCCATGACACCTGCTGCTTCTGGTTATCCCACACAAGGGGGGCAGCCTGTTGCAGGGTATGCTCAACAGCCTGCTGCATATCCTCAGCCAGGACCTACTGGAGGCTATGGTTCTTATCCAGCTGCTCAAACTGGTTATGCTGAACAAACTGCTGCCACTAATACTGGTTATGGATATCAAGGGCAAGCAGATGCTGCTTATGGTGTTCAAGTAGGGGCTTATGCTCAACCATCTCAAACTCAGCCCACCTATGATCAGTCTGGTGGTTATGGAACTGCGCCTGTGGCTGCTGCTTATGCAAAAAGTGCATCACCTCAAGCTGCTGCTACTGCATATCCACAACAATATGATTCCAGTCAGCAATACGCTGCTCAGCATCGTTGA